One part of the Marinobacter sp. M3C genome encodes these proteins:
- a CDS encoding AlpA family transcriptional regulator: protein MRILRLKDVIEKTGLARSTIYKYVSAGTFPEPIPLGGRSVGWVQAEVHGWITERIENRDIQDHPMNRNSVA, encoded by the coding sequence ATGCGCATTCTCAGACTAAAAGACGTCATCGAAAAAACCGGCCTAGCCCGCTCGACGATTTACAAATACGTTAGCGCAGGTACTTTCCCCGAACCCATACCGCTTGGCGGCCGTTCCGTGGGATGGGTTCAAGCCGAGGTCCACGGGTGGATTACAGAAAGAATTGAAAACCGCGATATCCAAGACCACCCCATGAACCGAAATTCGGTTGCTTAG
- a CDS encoding CpaF family protein: MEQRTHDRGLMLAKVRQHIHKRLITSLDSDPLDIENNTDVGKRIQVLMNMVSAQVGLELSSEERSFLSNGVMSEVSGMGPLQPLMEDPTITDILVNGPSNIWVDRGGSLQRSSVHFDDEPHLRRFVDRFVGGHGKHLDATNPAVDARLPDGSRLHAVIPPLSPSGTVVSIRRFRQSHASLVNLIGSGMLSEPMAETLKLAVRTGINIVFAGGAGTGKTTLLNAVSEFIPEGERIVTIEDSAELALRHNHVISLESRQENSEGKGKHDLRALLRHALRMRADRIIVGEVRGEEVFDMLQAMNIGHDGSLTTVHANNPVQALKRIETLAMFSDIQVPRQAIRDMIDSAIGLIVHLGRHPSGARRVLGIAELVPGEDGRQLRELFRFQSENGKKDQFLCLLRPIFALKAYEQGVKVPDTLDALWEMLG, encoded by the coding sequence ATGGAGCAGCGTACACACGATAGGGGGTTAATGTTGGCAAAGGTCCGCCAGCATATCCACAAACGACTAATTACCTCCCTGGATTCTGACCCTCTGGATATAGAGAACAACACGGACGTTGGAAAGCGTATTCAGGTGCTGATGAATATGGTGTCTGCCCAGGTTGGGCTGGAGCTGTCTTCTGAAGAACGCAGCTTTTTGTCCAACGGTGTTATGAGCGAGGTTTCCGGAATGGGTCCTTTGCAGCCGTTGATGGAAGATCCGACAATCACAGACATTTTGGTCAACGGCCCGTCGAATATCTGGGTCGACCGTGGGGGAAGCCTGCAGCGCTCGAGCGTTCACTTTGATGACGAACCGCATCTTCGCCGGTTCGTTGATCGGTTCGTTGGCGGTCATGGTAAGCATCTTGACGCCACCAACCCCGCGGTGGACGCGCGCCTTCCAGATGGCAGCCGTTTGCATGCAGTCATTCCGCCGTTAAGTCCTAGTGGAACCGTAGTTAGCATTCGTCGATTCCGGCAGTCCCATGCGAGCCTGGTCAACCTGATAGGCAGCGGAATGCTTTCGGAACCAATGGCCGAAACGCTGAAACTTGCCGTTCGAACCGGCATTAACATTGTCTTCGCTGGAGGTGCTGGCACTGGCAAGACCACCTTGCTCAATGCGGTGTCGGAATTCATTCCCGAAGGCGAACGGATAGTTACCATCGAGGATTCTGCGGAGCTGGCATTGCGTCATAACCATGTCATTTCGCTTGAGAGCCGGCAGGAGAACAGTGAGGGTAAAGGCAAGCATGATCTTCGTGCGCTTTTACGTCATGCGCTTAGGATGCGGGCAGACCGTATCATCGTCGGTGAAGTCCGGGGTGAGGAGGTATTCGATATGCTTCAGGCTATGAATATCGGTCACGATGGCAGTCTTACAACAGTTCATGCCAACAATCCTGTGCAGGCACTGAAGCGCATTGAAACACTGGCGATGTTCTCGGATATCCAGGTTCCAAGGCAGGCTATCAGAGACATGATCGATTCAGCTATTGGGCTCATTGTCCACCTTGGACGGCACCCATCCGGCGCAAGAAGAGTACTGGGTATTGCGGAGTTAGTCCCTGGGGAAGACGGCAGGCAATTAAGGGAACTATTTCGGTTCCAGTCAGAAAACGGAAAGAAGGACCAATTTCTCTGTCTTTTGAGGCCCATATTCGCACTTAAGGCTTATGAACAGGGAGTCAAGGTGCCGGATACGCTTGATGCTCTGTGGGAGATGCTCGGGTGA
- a CDS encoding OmpA family protein, translating into MKTVVSTSVLAAILSGCATHITPVIESGHEGVDEAQARGLADHYFVASDLEPSALHGLTRQQRHQSIRQGCSLDFYTITESLPQNLRWELRESVLASGHFGTYRRFVSDSTFNQGSYEIPGHLAADLAWFAEEFERTALMPLLLIIGHTNSDGGVRFNQSLSEKRAAAVYTFLIERGVPANRIQRFGVGETSPLSVVKASGASSMNRRVELVTFIPVSKKNNSVDSSCNPPRYAPSRYVVEPNARTEERS; encoded by the coding sequence ATGAAGACCGTTGTAAGTACATCAGTGTTAGCTGCGATTTTGTCTGGCTGCGCCACCCATATCACGCCTGTCATAGAGAGTGGTCATGAGGGCGTGGATGAGGCACAGGCCAGAGGCTTGGCGGACCATTATTTTGTTGCCAGTGATTTAGAGCCGTCAGCGTTACATGGTCTAACCCGGCAGCAGCGGCATCAATCGATCAGGCAGGGTTGCTCACTCGATTTCTACACTATTACTGAATCCTTACCCCAAAATCTCCGTTGGGAATTGCGTGAAAGCGTTCTGGCTTCAGGTCATTTTGGCACATATCGCCGATTCGTCAGTGACTCGACGTTCAATCAGGGAAGCTATGAAATACCGGGCCATCTAGCAGCGGATCTGGCCTGGTTTGCAGAAGAGTTCGAACGCACCGCTCTGATGCCCCTCCTTTTAATTATTGGCCATACCAATTCAGATGGCGGCGTCCGATTTAACCAGTCTTTGTCAGAGAAACGCGCTGCCGCCGTTTACACATTCTTGATCGAAAGGGGGGTGCCCGCTAACCGGATTCAACGGTTTGGCGTCGGCGAGACAAGCCCGCTGTCTGTCGTTAAGGCCTCCGGGGCAAGTTCAATGAACCGACGCGTTGAGCTGGTCACGTTTATCCCTGTAAGCAAGAAAAACAACTCAGTTGACTCATCTTGTAACCCGCCCCGATACGCTCCGTCTAGGTACGTGGTGGAACCGAATGCTAGAACGGAGGAGCGGTCATGA
- a CDS encoding DNA-binding protein, with translation MIIDRVIELFETLKITSKGMEDLTGIDRYKWGNIRGKKQKINEDYLEAINQVFPQYAYWIMTGKTIPEAGQISPEIEMARKENNLKIG, from the coding sequence ATGATAATAGACAGAGTAATAGAGCTTTTCGAAACCCTGAAAATCACCTCAAAAGGCATGGAAGACCTGACCGGAATAGACCGGTACAAATGGGGAAACATCAGAGGAAAAAAGCAGAAAATAAACGAAGACTACCTGGAAGCAATAAATCAGGTATTCCCTCAATATGCCTACTGGATAATGACGGGGAAAACGATTCCAGAAGCGGGACAAATTAGCCCGGAAATTGAAATGGCGAGAAAAGAGAACAACCTGAAAATCGGATAG
- a CDS encoding major coat protein has translation MKQAFKMVKKNGVLVCVVSGLTALSTSAAAELPAAASAAVTEIGTTFTDLETVMWPIISSVVVGFIAVKLFKKFANKAS, from the coding sequence ATGAAACAAGCTTTTAAAATGGTTAAAAAGAATGGCGTTTTGGTATGTGTTGTCAGTGGTCTTACCGCTCTGTCAACGTCTGCAGCCGCTGAGCTTCCGGCAGCTGCTTCAGCTGCTGTGACGGAGATCGGTACCACGTTTACCGATTTGGAGACCGTTATGTGGCCCATTATCAGCTCTGTGGTAGTCGGCTTCATCGCGGTCAAACTGTTCAAGAAGTTCGCCAACAAAGCCAGCTAA
- a CDS encoding pilus assembly protein N-terminal domain-containing protein produces MMFWRLLMVTGWLISAGGLAEANLDYIEDLNGKQTEKQSELVQWTHSRLVFNKDIKRVAVGQNSIIEVDVLGGRELLMLAKNVGRTTLMVWYEDGTSQTLLFGVSQDMSVLKDALYDIHDQIRLEVAPDRPALVLRGKVPNIQFKLAADAAARNYLNAERPKSSGQAMNSPQSPLDFLASAQQTVTDAFRLNGNSGFSQTSVAVINLIQVETLPQSLEKKVAAAVAPMGGRDVRIRRVIRGDIPDDAADTFILEGEVQDQVTLTRILQLASRLLGNGDADESSSVVPITNESGGFLAGKNPSRNSNAGAGGNLSSGGSAINQNGIQSNVARSKLLSLSGGRVLSVIEVRDLPQIRVSVEIHEINRTRMRQWRPDLSLITQGYTDQGLFSLGGISAMPPSASTVENALQVLGGTLTNNLQIGGDDLAFDLLFSLMEREGISRTLSRPTLMVLAGESAAFTVGGEVPVPTAFAPTGLKSGDEIGTNAPGVFSGTSFKAFGINLSVRAMVDEADNITLDLNPTISMPDTTLTQEIANSTGASLNSAAFNTRSINTSARLKDGQPLVLGGLVYQTQSGQNDFTPGVRDIPLIGKLVEAISEDEQSREIVIVVTPNIVRTPDERVHLWAFPSTTDMASNLLLLAHRKEKKAP; encoded by the coding sequence ATGATGTTTTGGCGTTTGCTAATGGTCACTGGCTGGCTTATTTCCGCCGGCGGGTTGGCTGAAGCCAATCTGGACTACATCGAAGACTTAAACGGAAAGCAGACTGAAAAACAGAGCGAACTGGTTCAGTGGACGCACTCGCGATTGGTCTTCAATAAGGACATCAAAAGGGTCGCAGTTGGACAGAACTCGATTATTGAAGTGGACGTTCTGGGCGGCCGTGAGCTGTTGATGCTTGCCAAAAATGTCGGGCGGACCACTTTGATGGTCTGGTATGAGGATGGGACAAGCCAGACGCTTTTGTTCGGTGTCAGTCAAGACATGTCGGTATTGAAAGACGCCCTTTACGATATTCACGATCAAATTAGGCTGGAGGTTGCGCCAGACCGACCAGCACTTGTCCTGAGGGGCAAAGTTCCGAATATTCAATTCAAACTCGCCGCAGACGCCGCCGCTCGAAACTATCTGAACGCAGAGCGCCCCAAAAGCAGCGGTCAGGCCATGAACTCTCCCCAGTCGCCACTCGACTTCCTGGCGTCAGCTCAACAAACAGTCACTGATGCGTTTCGCCTTAACGGAAACAGTGGTTTCTCACAGACCAGTGTCGCGGTTATCAATCTGATACAGGTTGAAACCTTGCCTCAGAGCCTGGAGAAAAAAGTAGCCGCTGCCGTTGCTCCCATGGGTGGAAGAGACGTCCGGATACGCCGTGTTATTCGTGGGGATATCCCTGATGACGCAGCGGATACATTTATCCTTGAAGGAGAGGTGCAGGATCAGGTCACGCTTACGCGAATTCTTCAGTTAGCGTCTCGATTGCTCGGCAACGGGGACGCAGATGAAAGTTCCAGTGTGGTGCCTATTACTAATGAATCCGGCGGGTTTCTTGCAGGAAAGAACCCCAGCCGGAATTCTAATGCGGGCGCTGGAGGTAATTTGTCGTCAGGTGGGTCCGCCATCAACCAGAATGGCATCCAGTCAAACGTCGCACGCTCAAAACTTCTCTCACTCAGTGGTGGTCGTGTGTTGTCAGTGATCGAAGTAAGAGATCTTCCGCAAATTCGCGTGTCGGTTGAAATTCATGAGATCAACAGAACCCGAATGAGGCAGTGGCGACCGGATCTGTCCCTGATAACTCAGGGATACACCGACCAGGGTCTGTTTTCATTGGGCGGCATATCGGCAATGCCACCTTCCGCATCAACGGTTGAGAACGCCCTCCAGGTTCTTGGAGGCACCCTTACAAATAACCTTCAGATTGGAGGAGATGATCTGGCGTTTGATCTTTTATTCTCTCTCATGGAGCGCGAAGGCATTTCCCGAACATTATCGCGTCCGACCCTGATGGTGCTTGCTGGTGAGTCAGCTGCTTTCACTGTCGGCGGTGAAGTTCCGGTTCCGACTGCATTTGCGCCCACGGGCCTGAAGAGCGGTGATGAAATTGGCACCAATGCACCAGGAGTCTTCAGCGGCACGTCTTTCAAAGCCTTTGGCATCAATCTCAGTGTGCGGGCTATGGTCGACGAGGCAGATAATATTACGCTCGACCTGAATCCCACTATTTCCATGCCTGATACAACGTTGACTCAGGAAATTGCGAACAGCACCGGCGCCTCTCTGAACTCTGCGGCATTCAACACCCGAAGTATCAATACAAGTGCCCGGTTAAAAGATGGGCAGCCGCTGGTGCTCGGCGGACTGGTGTATCAGACCCAGTCCGGGCAGAACGATTTCACACCTGGCGTCAGAGATATTCCCTTAATTGGAAAGCTTGTTGAAGCCATTTCGGAGGACGAGCAGAGCCGGGAGATTGTGATTGTAGTGACGCCTAACATTGTGCGGACACCTGATGAGCGAGTTCATCTCTGGGCCTTTCCGTCGACCACAGATATGGCAAGCAACCTTCTTTTATTGGCTCACAGAAAAGAGAAAAAGGCCCCATGA
- a CDS encoding type II secretion system F family protein has protein sequence MFEWIGIVLAVVVLLGSAARFIPLILGRQMPEPADAIQNLHEKQALPLTRYLQILGVRLEPIVFAAGLCLIAVTISLLFLTMFEEEVGFSIAAGATFFPLALYVLKDLIAWRAQEFEQDLVDSLDLAASLSASGVTAVNAIEAAAKGSTPAVRTELLNLVVRLKLGDSIEGATARMLDRYRSEGVRLFVNLLRSRWHGGADFDALLRALARVLRDRRSFLIQSRGQLSGAKYAVFFAVIFPYLLIPFFQSQEPEWLAPITTHPAGPVILYMAILLQVVGLLWTRAILRSKSW, from the coding sequence ATGTTTGAGTGGATCGGTATTGTGCTCGCCGTTGTGGTGTTATTGGGTTCGGCTGCTCGCTTTATCCCTCTTATCCTCGGGCGTCAAATGCCAGAGCCAGCAGATGCGATTCAGAATCTGCATGAAAAACAAGCCTTGCCACTAACAAGATATCTGCAGATTCTCGGTGTGCGTCTTGAGCCAATTGTTTTCGCAGCAGGCCTATGCCTGATCGCGGTTACCATCAGCTTGCTGTTTCTCACGATGTTCGAAGAAGAGGTTGGGTTTAGTATTGCGGCAGGCGCAACATTTTTCCCATTGGCGCTCTATGTGCTCAAGGATTTGATCGCCTGGCGAGCTCAGGAATTTGAGCAGGACCTGGTCGATTCCCTTGATTTGGCCGCATCCCTGTCAGCCAGTGGCGTCACAGCGGTGAATGCGATTGAGGCAGCTGCAAAGGGTTCTACACCAGCCGTCAGAACCGAATTACTAAACTTGGTTGTCCGACTTAAATTGGGAGACTCAATCGAAGGCGCGACAGCCCGTATGCTTGATCGATACCGTTCAGAGGGAGTCCGGCTTTTTGTGAACCTTCTTCGGTCGCGTTGGCACGGGGGTGCTGACTTCGACGCTTTGCTTCGGGCGCTGGCGAGAGTTCTGCGTGACAGAAGATCTTTTCTGATCCAGTCAAGGGGTCAACTTTCTGGTGCTAAATACGCCGTCTTTTTTGCAGTGATTTTCCCTTACTTGCTGATCCCCTTTTTCCAGAGTCAAGAGCCGGAGTGGCTTGCACCGATAACAACTCACCCCGCGGGGCCAGTAATACTTTATATGGCGATTCTTTTGCAGGTGGTCGGCCTTTTATGGACACGTGCCATTTTGAGGAGTAAGTCATGGTGA
- a CDS encoding HD domain-containing phosphohydrolase yields the protein MKYQMCLVSNDRSLIKCLSQALQPLGIEIGEVSPSHLWEVQSNCPVGVTVVDLESFDGLSAVGWRDMRKSLEHTLCVPLLSKSNDNVIRQWFGTDAKCLTKPITSAQMRWLVLQCISRQKGATLKMSDSRRMGRHAALGLDSLSTLQSILKHRNPEKAENQDRVAELIAQIAKRCQIDTSVCEAVVGCARVYDIGALIERVGPSAKRRPNSPARRAFHSAALVKLAGGSTKMVQLLRNLDENWDGSGVPANKKGTEIPIGSRMLRIAIDFIRLQHCSEKQLYLNFNESLALLRDSAGTLYDPGLITRFLEHAMNSVEGAQESTIWICGARHLLPGMRLSENLYGQEGLMLLSKGNVLNERLVTRLLNYEERFYGKDELFAAVFSGEVTIKQAAY from the coding sequence ATGAAATACCAGATGTGTTTAGTTTCTAACGATCGGAGCCTCATCAAATGCCTGTCTCAGGCCCTACAGCCACTCGGTATTGAGATTGGTGAGGTTTCCCCCAGTCATCTCTGGGAAGTTCAATCCAACTGCCCTGTGGGCGTAACCGTAGTAGACCTGGAATCCTTCGATGGTCTTTCAGCGGTAGGGTGGCGTGATATGAGGAAGTCTCTGGAACACACTTTGTGCGTTCCTCTTCTATCAAAATCTAACGATAACGTGATTCGTCAATGGTTTGGCACCGATGCCAAGTGCCTCACAAAGCCGATCACGAGCGCCCAAATGCGATGGCTGGTTCTTCAATGTATTTCTCGTCAGAAAGGTGCCACGCTGAAAATGAGCGACAGCAGGCGAATGGGAAGACATGCTGCTTTGGGGCTTGATTCTTTGTCTACCTTACAGTCTATTCTCAAACACAGAAATCCTGAGAAAGCTGAGAATCAGGATCGTGTAGCGGAACTCATCGCACAAATCGCAAAGCGGTGCCAAATCGATACCTCAGTCTGCGAAGCGGTAGTCGGGTGCGCAAGAGTCTATGATATCGGCGCACTGATTGAGAGGGTTGGACCCAGCGCTAAGCGGCGACCGAATTCCCCGGCAAGGCGCGCGTTTCACTCTGCTGCACTAGTCAAACTGGCCGGTGGCTCGACCAAAATGGTTCAGCTTTTACGCAATCTTGACGAGAACTGGGACGGATCTGGTGTTCCTGCGAATAAAAAGGGAACCGAAATTCCGATAGGCTCGCGGATGCTGCGAATCGCTATTGACTTCATTCGCCTCCAACATTGCAGTGAGAAACAACTGTATCTGAATTTTAACGAGAGCCTCGCCTTGCTTAGGGATTCCGCCGGAACACTCTACGACCCTGGGTTAATAACACGGTTTCTTGAACACGCAATGAATTCTGTTGAAGGTGCCCAGGAAAGCACAATCTGGATTTGCGGTGCCAGGCACCTGCTTCCCGGAATGAGACTTTCGGAGAATCTATACGGCCAGGAGGGTTTAATGCTGCTTTCCAAAGGGAACGTCCTTAATGAGCGTTTGGTGACGCGACTGTTGAATTATGAAGAGCGCTTCTATGGGAAAGACGAGCTATTCGCGGCAGTCTTCTCAGGAGAGGTGACTATTAAGCAAGCCGCTTACTGA
- a CDS encoding inovirus-type Gp2 protein, translated as MTDTPYLHRHSSDPNLWIYNGYYYSGMPLIWQQGPFIHNYLQQIDKTIKEALKGHESIIAVRVDLRLPFQFDWKSQPDWRPVFDDFIATLQAKITGSQADLERDQKKFHPTTVHFVWTREFDHSGDPQYHCALFFHNDAFRRLGKFNAHSGSLYGLISSAWASAVGRDEHLADGLISTPRKIIYRVNRGERYDELFYDLSYFAKLASKRFGLSAHNFATSKLPGTKFVAKQGCEDD; from the coding sequence ATGACCGACACACCGTATCTCCACAGACACTCTTCCGACCCAAACCTCTGGATTTATAATGGCTATTACTACAGCGGAATGCCTCTCATCTGGCAACAAGGCCCATTCATTCACAATTACCTTCAGCAGATTGATAAAACGATCAAAGAAGCACTCAAGGGCCACGAAAGCATAATCGCCGTCAGGGTCGACCTCAGACTTCCTTTCCAATTCGACTGGAAGAGTCAGCCAGATTGGCGTCCTGTTTTCGATGATTTCATTGCCACACTGCAAGCAAAAATTACAGGGTCCCAAGCTGATTTAGAACGAGACCAGAAGAAATTCCACCCGACCACGGTCCATTTCGTTTGGACTAGGGAATTCGACCACAGCGGCGACCCTCAGTATCACTGCGCGCTCTTTTTCCATAACGATGCTTTCCGCCGACTGGGGAAATTCAACGCCCACTCGGGAAGCCTCTATGGCCTGATCAGCAGCGCATGGGCCAGTGCAGTGGGACGAGACGAACATCTTGCTGACGGGCTTATAAGCACACCCAGAAAAATTATCTATCGGGTCAACAGGGGGGAACGATACGACGAGCTTTTCTACGACCTCAGTTACTTTGCAAAGCTCGCCAGCAAGCGGTTCGGGTTATCCGCTCACAACTTCGCCACAAGCAAACTACCCGGAACGAAATTCGTGGCAAAGCAAGGTTGCGAGGATGATTGA
- a CDS encoding protein rep, producing the protein MSLLQRKSNPLDDLRVLKLIAQEAAGHFLSDGNRQTDGHRIINCAKYVRTYRTSSNDMFLDALYCKHPHCPLCQRQKARKYCSKTHQLLDQNPHLLHSKWVYLTLTIRDCNVDDLRPTADRMTRAFQRLSSRRFWKDNVLGGVRFFEVTESQIDSESVHPHFHCLLLVKPSMFAGNNYVSTAKWAKEWQQALQVYYEPKVHIERLSGEPDELRGKIVGYSGYSMKHREKILDRRRFLMMTHEMREFNRVQPFGLIRSLFSELDGQATFEAIAQLEEVRQSQEPFSLVWDGQTGIYRSD; encoded by the coding sequence ATGAGCCTTTTACAGCGCAAAAGCAACCCCCTCGATGACCTTCGCGTACTCAAATTGATAGCGCAGGAAGCTGCCGGCCATTTCCTATCAGACGGCAACAGGCAAACGGACGGCCACCGGATAATAAATTGTGCAAAATACGTTCGAACCTATCGAACTTCAAGCAATGACATGTTTCTCGATGCACTTTATTGCAAACACCCCCATTGCCCTCTATGCCAGCGTCAAAAAGCACGTAAGTACTGCAGCAAAACTCATCAGCTCTTGGACCAAAATCCGCATCTTCTTCACAGCAAGTGGGTATACCTAACTCTCACCATTCGCGACTGTAACGTAGATGACCTTCGCCCCACTGCAGACAGAATGACCAGGGCGTTTCAGCGACTTAGTAGTCGCAGGTTCTGGAAAGACAATGTCCTCGGTGGCGTTAGATTTTTTGAGGTGACCGAAAGCCAGATCGATAGCGAATCCGTTCACCCCCACTTCCACTGCCTGCTGCTGGTAAAGCCTTCCATGTTTGCAGGCAACAATTACGTCTCTACGGCTAAATGGGCAAAGGAGTGGCAACAAGCGCTTCAGGTGTATTACGAACCCAAAGTCCATATCGAGCGGCTCAGTGGCGAACCTGACGAACTACGGGGCAAAATCGTTGGCTACTCAGGGTATTCAATGAAACACCGAGAAAAAATCCTGGATAGGCGAAGATTCCTGATGATGACACACGAAATGCGTGAATTTAACCGAGTTCAACCATTTGGTTTGATACGCAGCCTGTTCTCAGAATTGGATGGCCAGGCGACTTTCGAAGCTATCGCGCAGCTTGAGGAAGTCCGCCAGAGCCAAGAACCTTTCAGTCTTGTATGGGATGGGCAAACTGGCATATACCGATCAGATTGA
- a CDS encoding type II secretion system F family protein, which produces MVNSHLMDLFLAIVCVLSLCGVYVLSRSTLRPEFVVDDDKPKIHRFYPGKLMRQAGLVPTDFVWVYWPAKFLLLIASALVFTELTIDLPGWAWGASLVFTFFSVDLFLLQRRKMRRLRIQANLSFFVDLVNAYLSSGVSLFRAVQQAGEHGFENRHPLAVELRLIAMEIQSGEAFHTALGRLHERTGIRQLQGLAASFEVGHAAGAVMSENLSRQAEAFREQQEEMNRKLISQKSISLLFALMMVGLPMFGVIVAFPAAVKLSEIFQLLDYLI; this is translated from the coding sequence ATGGTGAACTCCCATCTGATGGATCTCTTTCTTGCAATTGTTTGTGTGCTTTCGTTGTGCGGTGTTTACGTTTTAAGCCGATCGACGTTACGTCCTGAATTTGTTGTGGATGACGACAAACCGAAAATCCACCGCTTCTATCCTGGAAAGCTCATGCGCCAGGCCGGATTAGTGCCGACGGATTTCGTATGGGTTTATTGGCCGGCAAAGTTTTTACTGTTAATCGCCTCGGCGCTGGTCTTTACAGAGCTAACAATTGATTTGCCAGGGTGGGCGTGGGGGGCAAGCTTGGTATTCACATTCTTCTCAGTTGACCTTTTCCTTTTGCAAAGACGAAAAATGCGCAGGCTTCGGATACAGGCAAATCTCAGCTTTTTCGTTGATCTCGTTAATGCCTACCTGAGTTCAGGCGTTTCGCTTTTTCGAGCGGTTCAACAAGCAGGCGAGCATGGATTTGAGAATAGGCATCCTCTTGCCGTCGAGTTGCGGCTTATTGCAATGGAGATTCAGTCTGGTGAAGCCTTTCACACAGCTCTTGGGCGGCTTCATGAGCGCACGGGTATACGCCAGCTACAAGGGCTGGCGGCTTCCTTCGAGGTGGGGCATGCGGCGGGCGCTGTGATGTCTGAAAATCTCTCCAGACAGGCCGAGGCGTTCCGCGAGCAGCAAGAGGAAATGAATCGAAAACTTATTAGCCAAAAAAGCATTTCCTTGTTGTTTGCGCTAATGATGGTCGGGCTGCCGATGTTCGGAGTTATTGTGGCGTTTCCTGCTGCTGTCAAACTTTCGGAAATCTTTCAACTGCTGGATTACCTGATCTAG
- a CDS encoding integrase arm-type DNA-binding domain-containing protein, which produces MAHQLNKLSAKEVKNAIGSGKIRKLADGGGLTLVIKGESKYWWLRYRFAGNEKTLSLGSYPQISLAAARQARDKARELLQQKIDPSALKQRESTQRVSDGENTFRTLCEDWYQQKHCVEVTEAHAVRNWRRLEIYTFPMLARRPIRSIQPTDILQVLDGIIKKGNIETAHRVKTLISLVFRYAVATSRVDSDVTRDLTGYLPKTQVKHQPALVRPEEVSQLLKDIHAYHGHFATSAALRLSPLVFTRPGDTRQMLWEQIDFNKAQWELPTTKNGAPLIVPLAEQAILILREVEPVTMHRSRYVFPNARDAKRPMSNVAIKAALDRMGYGGKMTAHGFRAAARTLLQEELKYPVHLIEMQLGHRVADMHGRAYNRTEFIEDRRQMMQTWATYLEKLRTTQ; this is translated from the coding sequence ATGGCCCACCAGCTCAATAAACTCTCTGCCAAAGAAGTAAAAAATGCCATAGGTTCCGGGAAGATACGGAAGCTGGCGGATGGCGGAGGCCTCACACTGGTCATTAAGGGCGAGTCCAAATACTGGTGGTTGCGGTATCGCTTTGCGGGTAACGAAAAGACGCTGTCGCTAGGAAGTTACCCACAAATCTCACTTGCGGCTGCGCGCCAAGCACGCGACAAAGCCAGGGAGTTACTCCAACAGAAAATCGACCCCAGCGCGCTCAAGCAGCGAGAATCTACACAGAGAGTATCCGACGGCGAGAATACCTTCCGCACACTCTGTGAGGATTGGTACCAGCAGAAGCACTGCGTTGAAGTGACAGAGGCGCATGCAGTGCGGAATTGGAGAAGGTTGGAAATCTATACCTTTCCTATGCTCGCGAGGCGCCCAATTCGCTCAATTCAGCCGACTGATATCCTGCAAGTGCTGGATGGGATTATCAAAAAGGGCAATATCGAAACTGCACACAGGGTCAAGACCCTCATCAGCCTGGTCTTTCGGTATGCGGTTGCAACATCAAGAGTCGACTCAGACGTAACCCGAGATCTCACCGGCTACCTACCCAAGACGCAAGTGAAACACCAGCCCGCCCTTGTTCGCCCTGAAGAAGTTTCGCAGCTGCTGAAAGATATCCATGCCTACCATGGCCATTTTGCAACGTCAGCAGCCCTTAGGCTCTCTCCGCTGGTGTTCACTCGCCCTGGCGATACCAGACAGATGCTTTGGGAGCAGATCGATTTCAACAAGGCTCAGTGGGAACTTCCCACCACAAAGAATGGCGCCCCCTTGATAGTGCCTCTAGCCGAGCAGGCAATTCTCATATTGAGAGAAGTAGAACCGGTCACAATGCACCGCAGTAGATATGTATTCCCAAATGCCCGAGATGCAAAACGCCCCATGAGTAACGTGGCAATCAAAGCCGCATTGGATCGAATGGGATACGGAGGGAAGATGACCGCTCACGGTTTCAGAGCTGCGGCCAGGACACTGCTGCAGGAGGAGCTCAAGTACCCCGTTCATCTGATTGAAATGCAGTTAGGCCATCGCGTTGCAGATATGCACGGACGTGCTTACAACAGAACCGAGTTCATCGAAGATCGCCGACAAATGATGCAGACTTGGGCGACGTACTTAGAGAAACTTCGCACCACTCAGTAA